The following DNA comes from Sinorhizobium mexicanum.
CCACGGCACGGATGTATCCCTTCACATTGCGTGCGTCGCTTTCATCGACCGCCACCACCTTCGATCCGTACCTTGTCGGCGGGATTACCGGACGGGCGTAGACCATGCCATCGACGCGGGCATCTATGCCGTAGCGCGCGCTGCCATCGAGTTTCGGCGGAACATCAAGTGCAGCGACGGGGCGGCCGATGAGCCGGCGGTCTTCCACCGGCTTCGTCGGCATCGCCGCGAGCTCCTCTGAGGTGAACGTTCTGCTGATCCCGCTTCTGACGATCATGCCGTAGTCGACGTTCCGGTTCCCACTGACGACCTTGCCCGCTCGGGCAAGGCATTCTGTTGCCGGAACGCCGAGCAGTTCCGCTCCGCGCTCGAGCAGCGCCTGCCGTCCGGCAGCTCCCGCTTTGCTGAAGACCGGCCAGGTCTGGGACACCGACCAGCTGCCGCCGGTGACCATGAGGCCCCATTTGGCGGCGGAGTCGACATGCGTGATGCGGACCTGATCCCAGGAGACTTCGAGTTCGTCCGCTATAATGCGAGCAAGCGACGTTCCAACATGCTGTCCCATCTCCGCGCGGATGATGTTCACTTCCACAACGCCATTGCCGTCAATGGAATACCAGATGGTCGGCTCGAACGTCTGCTCCGGCACGAATTCGCCGCCCGAGGGCAGTTCCATAGAACCGATGGCGGACGTCGCGAAGCCGAATGCTGCCAGGGTGCCCGACGCGGCAATCAAGAATCTGCGCCTTGTCAGATTCCCCGCAGGGGGTCGAACATCTCCGAGCCTAGCCATGTGCCTGCATCTCCTGGGCGATCGTAACGGCGCGCTTGATCGCAGCGCGAATGCGCGGATAGGTCATGCAGCGACACAGATTTCCCGCCATCACTGAGTCGATGATCTCGTCTGTTGGTTCGGGGAAATCCGAAAGAAGCGTGACCGCCTGCATGATCTGCCCAGATTGACAGTAGCCGCATTGCGGAACCTGCACTTCGCTCCACGCCTTCTGAACGGGGTGCGAGGCATTCGACGACAAGCCCTCGATCGTAGTCACCTCGCCACCGTCCACCGCCGAAATCGGCGTGATGCAGGATCGGAGCGCCCGGCCGCCGACGTGAACGGTGCATGCGCCACACATGCCGATCCCGCATCCGAACTTGGTACCCGTGAGACCGACGTTGTCCCGAATGAACCAGAGTAGGGGTGTGTCTCCCGCGTCTTCCGTCGAAACGGGTTTACCGTTGACCGAAAACGATATGGGTTTCTGACCGTCACTCATGGGCTGCTCCTGCGCTACGGATTCTTGCGACGCTTTCCTCGAGGTTTGTCCATGGAGGGAGGTCTGTTCGAGTTGATCTCAGGTACTTGGCGATTTCGGCGAGGTCTCGATCGGTCATCGTCCTGAACGCTGGCATGACGACACCAGGCTTCCCGTCCTCGGCGCTCACCCCCTCAAGGACGGCGTGGAGCAGGTTGTCGGGCTTTTCCAGGAACAGCGCGGAATTCAGGCCGAGCTCTGGGCGAGCGTCAGCGACCTTTTCTCCGGCGTTGAAGTGGCAGGTGGCGCACGCCGTGACGTAGAGACGTTCACCTGATGTCGCCAGCGGAGAGGCGCTTTTGGCGGCGTCTTGCTCAAGCGATCTCGTTTCGGCTGCCTCTTGTTGGGCGGTCCTGCCGTCGCCGAGGGTGACCAGATACTGCGAGATCGCCTGGATATCGTCGTCCGGCAGCTTCGCCAGCCCCTGGTGAACGACTGGAGACATCGGACCCGCGGCGGTACCGTGCAAGCGGCTCGAGCCGGTTCTCAGATAGTCGTAGAAGTCCGAGGCACCCCACCCGGCTGGGGAGGGAGTGGTCCCATTCAGTCCGGGAGCGGTCCAGCCGTCGATGTCTGCTCCGTCCATCGAGCGATCGGCTATTTCGGCCCCAAGGGCGTTCCTCGGGGTGTGGCACGCCCCGCAATGCGCGATCCCTTCGACCAGATAGCGCCCCCGGGCTTCCGCCGTTTGTGAAATCGCGTTCTCCGGTTCAGGTGGGCGGAAAAAGAGCAGCTTCCATCCGGCCTGAAGGCAACGGATGTTCAGAGGAAAGGGAAGGGTGTTCGCTTGGTTGGCCTGCCGCACGGGAGTGCGGGTCATGAAGTAGGCATAAAGAGCGTCGACGTCGTCGTCGCTCAAAAG
Coding sequences within:
- a CDS encoding (2Fe-2S)-binding protein codes for the protein MSDGQKPISFSVNGKPVSTEDAGDTPLLWFIRDNVGLTGTKFGCGIGMCGACTVHVGGRALRSCITPISAVDGGEVTTIEGLSSNASHPVQKAWSEVQVPQCGYCQSGQIMQAVTLLSDFPEPTDEIIDSVMAGNLCRCMTYPRIRAAIKRAVTIAQEMQAHG
- a CDS encoding c-type cytochrome, whose translation is MGATAAAGFVVYGWRPEIADAPSPGGTFTPELVAHGEVLAGAGYCGVCHTSDPEKPYAGGRGLVTQFGTIYPTNITPDPTTGIGSWSRSAFARAMREGVSRDGSHLFPAFPYDHFALLSDDDVDALYAYFMTRTPVRQANQANTLPFPLNIRCLQAGWKLLFFRPPEPENAISQTAEARGRYLVEGIAHCGACHTPRNALGAEIADRSMDGADIDGWTAPGLNGTTPSPAGWGASDFYDYLRTGSSRLHGTAAGPMSPVVHQGLAKLPDDDIQAISQYLVTLGDGRTAQQEAAETRSLEQDAAKSASPLATSGERLYVTACATCHFNAGEKVADARPELGLNSALFLEKPDNLLHAVLEGVSAEDGKPGVVMPAFRTMTDRDLAEIAKYLRSTRTDLPPWTNLEESVARIRSAGAAHE